A section of the Thermogemmatispora onikobensis genome encodes:
- a CDS encoding Stp1/IreP family PP2C-type Ser/Thr phosphatase → MAKQLRLDVAQLTDVGRKREHNEDNMAYVIPKDPQVMATKGSLFIVADGMGGHAAGEVASEIAVDTVSTAYYQDDSDEVPVALVRAIKRANAAIHQRAAENMLRSGMGTTCVAAVLRGNMAYIANVGDSRAYLIRGKTVKQISQDHSWVAEQVRAGLLTEDQARTHAQRNVITRSLGTQPDVEIDIFTEPLQEGDSLVLCTDGLSGLITEDELQEIVNRFVPQESVYHLVERANENGGPDNITAIVIRVNEVGVEPPPRQRRPVAVGGPEEDTAILGTSLASSTGQAGARYGNGHSGTFSFSARSAPALADAAAVAAPALPLPKRRRRGRIFFLNVALLMVVLLALVIGAVYYLVLRQGPDPDQVLAQATTLVNRAAGELSADPVRALQDLASAQQSLRSLQGVTLSEAQRTQLANLQRSLTSRAQAALVAYNKRFGITSLPCSSTGVSPINTGSITTRARSLTILQQKGKTLLYALGEDSQLYPLMQVNHQYSLQNHLNLDGNVLGVASANDGSQLYLVIARTGQSQGAASVSYELATLQAGQTKAKTAPIDTALTSNGQVPSLIAAWDSDVYVVFSSKQAPNSAQIVDFDRTKLTAKQAPLPISANVVSLAAFPNNQLFLLLGDGSVQSLQYTSGKAQEPVPVPVQVQRPIPSALPVSHQSFTAATPVPTVTVPAQQGPVPLLASNKATLSSGLVNHIPHLYVADSATHRVLAFAPLGGGSAGGTSDSNSILVQLTGQYSSPGLFASLRNAQPDPASGTLLYTLAQNTASLLNVVSVDTSSSGSCA, encoded by the coding sequence TTGGCCAAACAACTCCGTCTCGACGTTGCACAGCTAACAGACGTTGGCCGCAAGCGTGAGCACAATGAAGACAATATGGCCTATGTCATCCCCAAGGACCCCCAGGTGATGGCAACCAAAGGCTCACTGTTCATTGTGGCCGATGGCATGGGCGGTCATGCGGCGGGGGAGGTGGCAAGCGAGATTGCCGTAGACACTGTTAGCACGGCATACTATCAGGACGACAGCGATGAGGTTCCGGTCGCCCTGGTCCGCGCCATTAAGCGCGCCAATGCCGCCATTCATCAACGCGCAGCCGAGAATATGCTGCGCAGCGGCATGGGCACAACCTGCGTGGCAGCGGTGCTGCGCGGGAATATGGCCTATATTGCCAATGTGGGCGATAGCCGCGCTTATCTGATCCGCGGCAAGACGGTCAAGCAGATCTCTCAGGATCACTCCTGGGTTGCCGAGCAGGTACGCGCAGGCTTGCTGACTGAGGATCAGGCCCGTACTCACGCGCAGCGCAATGTGATCACTCGCTCGCTGGGCACACAACCCGATGTCGAGATCGATATTTTTACCGAGCCACTGCAGGAAGGGGACTCGCTGGTCCTTTGCACCGATGGCCTCTCCGGGCTGATTACTGAAGATGAACTGCAGGAGATTGTCAATCGCTTCGTTCCCCAGGAGAGTGTCTATCACCTGGTCGAACGCGCTAATGAAAATGGGGGTCCAGACAATATTACGGCGATCGTAATCCGCGTCAACGAGGTGGGGGTCGAGCCGCCCCCTCGCCAGCGGCGCCCTGTGGCCGTCGGTGGACCCGAGGAGGATACAGCGATTCTGGGGACTTCGCTAGCTTCTTCGACTGGCCAGGCCGGGGCTCGCTATGGCAATGGCCACAGCGGCACCTTCTCTTTCTCTGCTCGCTCGGCGCCAGCTCTGGCGGATGCCGCGGCAGTGGCCGCTCCTGCCTTGCCTCTACCTAAGCGCCGGCGGCGGGGACGAATCTTCTTTCTCAATGTGGCCCTGCTCATGGTGGTTCTCCTGGCGCTGGTCATCGGCGCAGTCTACTATCTCGTGCTCCGCCAGGGACCCGATCCCGATCAGGTCCTGGCCCAGGCAACTACTCTGGTCAATCGCGCTGCGGGTGAGCTGAGTGCCGACCCTGTACGCGCCCTGCAAGATCTGGCCAGCGCCCAGCAGTCTCTGCGCTCGCTGCAGGGCGTGACGCTCTCAGAGGCTCAGCGAACGCAGCTCGCCAATCTTCAGCGCTCGCTGACCAGCCGGGCTCAGGCCGCCCTGGTTGCCTACAATAAGCGTTTTGGCATTACTTCCCTCCCCTGCTCCAGTACCGGTGTGAGTCCAATCAATACCGGGAGCATTACCACCCGAGCCCGCAGCCTGACAATTCTGCAGCAAAAGGGAAAAACGCTCTTATACGCCTTGGGTGAAGATAGTCAGCTCTACCCGCTGATGCAGGTTAATCACCAGTATAGCCTGCAGAATCATCTCAACCTCGATGGAAATGTGCTCGGCGTAGCGAGCGCTAACGATGGCTCGCAGCTCTATCTGGTCATCGCTCGCACCGGCCAGAGCCAGGGAGCAGCCTCTGTCAGCTATGAGCTGGCCACTCTGCAAGCTGGCCAGACGAAGGCCAAAACAGCCCCGATCGATACAGCCTTGACCTCCAACGGTCAGGTCCCGTCGCTCATTGCGGCCTGGGATAGCGATGTCTATGTGGTCTTCTCTTCTAAACAGGCTCCCAACAGTGCCCAGATCGTCGACTTCGATCGTACCAAGCTGACGGCCAAGCAGGCGCCGCTGCCGATCTCGGCCAATGTAGTGAGCTTGGCCGCTTTCCCCAACAATCAGCTCTTCCTCTTGCTGGGTGATGGCAGCGTGCAGAGCCTGCAATACACGTCAGGCAAGGCTCAAGAACCAGTACCAGTGCCTGTGCAGGTACAGCGTCCTATTCCCAGTGCGCTCCCGGTCAGCCATCAGAGCTTCACTGCGGCTACTCCCGTGCCGACCGTCACGGTGCCAGCGCAGCAAGGTCCTGTCCCGCTGCTGGCCTCGAACAAGGCCACCCTCTCATCAGGGCTGGTGAATCATATTCCCCATCTCTATGTGGCCGATAGCGCGACCCATCGCGTGCTCGCTTTTGCGCCACTCGGCGGCGGTTCAGCCGGTGGCACTTCTGATTCGAACAGTATCTTAGTGCAGCTTACGGGACAGTACAGCTCTCCAGGTTTGTTTGCCTCTCTGCGCAATGCTCAGCCTGATCCTGCCAGTGGTACCCTGCTCTATACACTTGCTCAAAATACTGCCTCCCTGCTCAATGTGGTTTCGGTCGACACCAGCTCGTCGGGGAGTTGTGCCTGA